The DNA window GACCGATTGCCGGCGGGCGTCGCTTGCCGCAGGATACGCGGCACTATGCGAATCGTCATCGCGCCGGACAAGTTCAAGGGGTCGCTCACGGCGCCGGCCGTCGCGGCGGCAGTAGCCGTTGGGGTACGGCGAAGTCTTCCCGATGCACAAATCGACCTCTGCCCGATCGCGGACGGCGGCGATGGTACCGTCGCGGCGCTGGTCGCGGCGACCGGTGGCCGCTTCGAGAGACGTCGAGTAACCGGGCCTTTGCCTGAGATGAAGGTCGATGCCGAGTTCGGCATCCTCGGGTCGGCCGGGGTCAATGCGACAGCCGAAGGCGGGATGGTCGCGGTCATCGAGATGGCCGCCGCCAGCGGACTGGCGCTGGTCTCCCCCGCCGACCGCGACCCAATGGCGACCACCACGTTCGGCACCGGGGAGTTGCTTGTGGAAGCCGCGAAACTGGGCTCGTCGCGGATCATCCTGGGCATCGGCGGGAGCGCCACGATCGATGCCGGCATCGGCTGCTGCCAGGCGTGCGGGCTACCGGTCATCCTCGCCGGCGGCGAGCCGCTTTCGCCGACCGAACCGCTCTGCGGCCGCGATCTGGAGCGCGTGGTGCTGATCAAACACGGCCGTGGGGCGCTGATCGAGCGGACGCGAATCACCGTCGCGTGCGACGTGACCAATCCGCTGACGGGCCCCGCCGGGGCGGCGGCGGTGTACGGGCCGCAAAAGGGAGCGTCGCCGGCCGAGGTGGCGTGGTTCGACCGGCAGCTTTCTGCACTGGCCGGACGCACCCAGAAAACTGCCGAGGCGGCGATGCCCGGTTCCGGCGCCGCCGGGGGTCTGGGATTTGCGCTCAGGGCGTATTTTCCGAACGCCGAGTTGCGGCCGGGCGTGGACATTGTGTTCGACGCGGTCGCGTTGCGCGATCGCCTGCGCGGCGCGGACCTCTGTATTACCGGGGAAGGCCGGCTGGATGACGGCAGCCTGCACGGCAAGGCACCGGTCGCGGTGGCGACGATGTGCCGGGAGATGGGCGTGCCGTGCGTCGCGGTCGTTGGGTCGGCGGATGTCGCCGCAGTAGCGAACGCTGCCTCGCTTTTTCGATCCGTGCTGCAGGTGCAGACGCCGGGGATGACCTTGGAACAGGCCGTGGCGACTAGTGAGTCGAGGCTCGCGGAGCTGGGGCAGACGGCGGCCAGTCTGTTGCGCTAAACACGGTCCTGCGACAGAGGGGAATCGGTACGCCGTAACGGCGGCTCGACAACCCAGCCGGCACTCGTTGTGGGTATTGAGAAATCGTCAGTTCCTTGTCCGCCATACTTAGCGCCCGTATCATCCGCCCGATGCCGATCAATCGCGTTGAGGCCCTCGGAAACCATACCCTCAGCGTCATAGCGAATCTTCTGGCCGCGTTCGGGCGCTTCTGCGACTTCGCGGGGCGTACCTTCGGGGGCGTTCTGCGTTCGGGCTTCCGCTGGAAGGGCCTGCGCCTGCTGGTGCCGCAGATGTTCGAGGTGGGCGTTCGCTCGGTTCCGGTGGTCGGAATCACCGGTGCCTTTATCGGCATGGTGATGGCGATCGAGTCGTACAACAGTTTCAAGCAGCTGGGCCAGGAGAGCCGGCTCGGCTCGGTGATTAATCTGTCGGTCGTCAAACAGATCGGCCCGGTGCTGGCGGCGATGATGCTCGCCGGGCGGGTGGGCGGCGCGCTGACCGCCGAACTGGGGACGATGAACGTCACCGAACAGCTCGACGCGATGCGGGTGATGGGGTCTGACCCGATTCGATACCTGGTGGTCCCCCGCTTTCTGGCCTGCGTGCTGCTCACGCCCATCCTGACCATTTACAGCGACCTGCTTGGTGTTGTCGGGGGTTACTTTATCAGCGTCAGCTACCTTGGCATCGCGTCGGGCCCTTACTGGCAGTATTCCGCCCAGGCCATCGAGAACTGGCAGATATTTGAGGGCATCTTCAAGAGTATTTTCTTCGGCGCCGCGATCGGACTGGTCAGTTGCTACAAGGGTTTCAACAGCGGTGCCGGTGCGAGCGGTGTCGGCAAGGCATGCACGGAAAGCTTTGTCGCGAGCTTTATCTCCATCATCGTCCTGAACTTTTTCTTCGCCCGGCTGTTGTCGGGTCTTTATTTCGGGTTGTACGGCAACCGCGGCGGCGTTTTCAGTTGAAGCAGATGCCTGTCGCACGACATGCGGCCACGGATCAGCTTCACATTCATCCTCCAGCGCGACTACGCTTAATCGACGATGGCCCTGATCGAGCTCAAGAATCTTCACAAGCGATTTGGATCACTGGTCGTGCTCGACGGCGTAAGTCTGTCCATTCCCGAGGGGCAGTCGATCGTCATCATCGGCGCCAGCGGCACGGGCAAGAGCGTGCTGCTCAAGCACATCGTCGGGTTGCTCAAGCCCGACAAGGGAGAGGTCTGGTTCGACGGTCAGCGGATCGACCTGATGACCGAACGAGAAGTGGACGTGGTCCGGGTGCAGATGGGTTTCCTTTTTCAGATGGGCGCGCTTTTCGATTCTTTGAGCGTCGAGGAGAACATTGCGTTCCCTCTGAACGAGCACTCGGGAAAGTCGGCGGCGGAGATCAGCCGTATTGTCGACGAGAAACTGAAGATGGTCGGTCTGCCGGAAACACGAAAGAAGATGCCGGCCCAGCTTTCGGGCGGCCAGAAGAAGCGGATCGCGCTGGCGCGGGCAATTGCGATGGACCCCCGTCTGATTCTCTACGACGAGCCCACGACGGGTCTCGACCCGATTCGCTCGGACGTGATCAACGAGCTGATTCTGAAGCTCAAGCGGGAAACGGCGGTTACGAGCATTACCGTGACCCACGACATGCATTCGGCGAGAAAGGTCGCCGACCGGATCGTGATGCTGCATCGCGGACGGATCATCTTCGACGGAACGCCTGAGGCGATGCAGGAATCGGCCGAGCCTTTGATCCGGAACTTCGTCCGCGGCGAAGCGGGCGAAGAGGATCTGGAGGCACTGGACATGGCCCCGCCAACGGCACAGCCCGAGCAGGCCGAGCCGACTCCGCCGGCGCAGAAACAGAAGCGCGCCGGATAGGCGTTGGCAGCTTTCAAGGATGAACAACTGCCGACCGGCGACCGGAGCGGCCTGGCCCGTGGAAAAGAAATCATGACCTCCCGATCCCGTAACATTCTTGTCGGCTCCGTTGTGCTGGTGGCGATCCTGTCGCTCGGTTGGATGATCCTCAAGTTCAGCGGTTCGTCGGTCGCAGCACTCATTTCCAAGGGCGAAACGATCCAGATCACCACCGAACGCGCCGACGGGGTATCGGACGGGTCTGCGGTGTACTACCTGGGTGTTCCCGTCGGCCAGGCCACGGGTGTCAAACTTCTGCCGGACAACAGCGGGGTCGTCATTGACGCCTTGATCAGTGCCGACAAAACCGTCCCGGCGAATGTCATCGGCCGGATCAAGGCCGCGTCGAGCCTGAGCATGTCGGCGGGCATCTTCCTGGAGACGGTCGGTCCGCCTTCGGACAAGCGCCTGGCTGCCGGTGCCCAGATCAAGGCGATCAATCAGAACACCGGGCTGATTCCGCCGGAGTTCACTGATCTTGCCCGGAGCATTCGTGAGCAGCAGTTGATCGCGCATGTCGACGAGACCGTCATCGAGATGCGGAACCAGCTTCGCAACGCCGGGGTCGCGATCGATTCGTTCAACAAAATCGTCGGCGACCCGAAGGTCCGCGAAGACCTGTCGGCCGCCATCGCGAGCATTCGCACGACCAGCGAGAACCTCCAGAAGTTCACCGCGAAACTGGAAACTCTGTCGGGAGAAACCTCGCAGACCCTGTCGCAGGTGCGAACCACGCTGTCCGATGGCGGTAAACGCGTGGACGAGCTGACGACCCAGGTCGGCAGTCGGCTGACACAGGTGGGTGAACTGCTCGACAAGTTCAACGCGATCGCGACACGCATCGACAAGGGCGAGGGAACAGCCGGTGCACTGGTGAACGACCCGCGGCTCTATGAGAGCCTGGTGGACACCAGCAAGACACTGAACCTGACCATCGCCGACCTCCGACGGCTCGTGGAGCAGTGGGAGCAGGAAGGGTTCACGCTCAAGTTGAAGTAGCCTGCTTGAAGAGGCCGGGCGGGAGCGGGCCGTGGGGTTGGCGTTCAGCGTCTTCGGCCGTTCTGTCCACGGGCCCTGCGTTCACGAAAGAACTCGCGCAGGACATCGGCGCACTCGACAGCCAACACCCCGGCGACCACCTGCACCTGGTGGTTCAACCTTTCGTCCCCGCACAACGTGTAGAGAGATTTCACCGCTCCGGCCTTGGCGTCGTCGCAGCCGTACACGACGCGGGGCAGACGGGCGTTGACCATCGCGCCCGCGCACATGGGGCAGGGTTCCAGCGTGACGTAGAGCGTGCAGTCGAGGATCCGCCAGTGGCCAATCGACCGACCGGCGCCTTTCAGTGCGAGGATCTCAGCGTGTGCGGTGGGGTCGTGGTCGGTTTCGCGGCGGTTGCGGCCGCGCCCGATGATGGTGGCCGTGGGCTCGTGGACCACCACCGCACCGATGGGCACCTCGCCTTCGGCGGCGGCGAGAACTGCCTCGGCCAGCGCCTCGCGCATCCAGCGTTCATCGGGTTGAGGGGCTGCGATGTCCAAGATGTGATGCGTATCCGCGGGACGCCAACCGCGTCGCGGTAGGCGTCCTGCGTCGGGGCCCACGTCACTACCGTGGGAGTTTTCATGCACGGTCGGCCGCACCGAGCCGACTACTTCTTCTTCCCGTCATCGATGCGGGACAGGTGCAGTTCTTCCTTACCGATGTCGATCTTGTACGAGAACGCGTTGAGGAACGACCCACCCAGCAGCGGTTCTGCCGCGACCAGTTCGGCCGGCAACACGGCACACTCGACATCCTTGAGCTCGAACGTTCCGACCCGGACGCTCTTGAGCTTCGTCAACTTGCCGTCGACAAGCTTGCCGTCGGCCAGTTGCATGGTGACGGTCGGATCGTCCTTGCCGGGAATCAGTTCCATCGCCTTGGCGAGGCTGGCGGGAATGCACACGTAGCTGGCGCCGCTGTCGACGACCATTTTGCGAACGGTCGATCCGTTGAGCGTGACATCGACCGTGGGCACCTTGCCCTCGAACGTGAGCTTGATGTTTTCGGCAAAGATCGGGGTGCGCCAGCGCTTCAGCAGGGCGTAGCGGCCGGTGAAGTCCGGCGAGGGTCCGAGCTTGGCCTTCTCGGCCGTCAGCTTCTTGGCCAGTTCTTCGTCCTTGGCGAGCGCCGCGTACCCGGCGGAGATGGCATCGGCCTTGGCGGCCATATCGACCACGCCGTTGATGTACTTGGTCCGCGCCTCGTCACCGATCTTGGCCAGTTCCTTTTCCTGCTCGTCCTTGTACTTCATCGCGTCGCGCATGTGACCGTCGAGGGTCTGGATCTTGGCGACGATCTGGTTGTTCTGAAACGCGTCGGTCACCTTGGCGAGCTTCTCAAGCTCTGCGCGGCGGGCGGCATCGGCCTGGGCAAAAACCGTCTTGGCCTTGTTGATCTGTACGTTCACCTTGTCGCGGGAACGTTGCTCGGCGACCATCTTCGCGTTCAACGCGGCCAGTTCCTTCATTCCGTCGGCCAGCTCGGCCTCGGCTTTCAGCAGGTACAGCGCACCGGTCTTGTTCAGGTCATTGGGTGTGTAGGCGGGCTTGGTCGATGGAGCGGCCGCTGGTGCAGTCGCGTCGGCAGCCCAGACCGATGTCAGCCCTGCCGACACCAAGAGCCCGCCGGCAACTACCACGACCGAACGGAACACCGTCTTCATCGCGAAACGCTTGCTCATCGACTGCTCCAGAAATGCTGCTCGGCTGACGGCGGCTGCACAACGCAAGGTTGACCCCCGACCGTTGCAACTGACCGCAGGATGGTTCCCCGCGAATTGATGCGCGTCATCCGAGTGGGCGACAGCCTACCCAAGGACGAACCTTGGTTCAATCGCAAAACGGAGGGGCCTGAACGCCGGATGCGGGCATTCCGGGTGCTGGCATCGCGGGTGCGAACGCTGACGTGCCCCGTCCCTGTGCGGGCTTATCACTAAAGCTCAAAACGACACCGAAGTTCAATCCGTCGGCTTTGGCGATGCGTTCTTCAACGGCTTGGCGGGTGCATCAATCGACGAGACGCTCTTCCCGCCCGACGCTCCGCCTTCGGGCCGTGGCCGGCCGGTTCCGGGGCGGCGGTTTGACGTTCCACTCTTGCCGGACCCAGAGCCATTTCCGGTACCAGGAGTCGCTTCCGGTCCGCCACCAGAAGGCGGGTGCAGTGCGTCACCGGGGGCTTTCTCGGGCTTACGCACCGCCGGCTCGTCCTCGACGCGCGGGCGAATGCCGTTCTTTTCTAGCAGGTCGCGGCCCTGTCCGGCCTGGAGCAACAGCACATGCGCACCGGGCTGCACCCCGTCGGCGATCACCACGTGCGTTTCGTTGGCAACCCCGATTGACACCTTCTTCGGCTTGACGCTCTGGCCATCGGCGGCCTTCTCGAACACGTAGGTGTCCGGACCGGCCGAGTAGATTGACGCCAGCGGAACGACGTTCGCGTTCTGAATGCTGTCGACGAGGATTTCGACACTCACGCCGATACCCGGCTTCAGATTGGGCGGCGTCCAATCCAGCGCGAGTTCGACGGGATACTCGCGGGTATCGGGGCTGAAGTAGCGGGAACTCGAGTCTGAAACCGGGCTGATACGGGTGACCGATGCGCCGATCGGCTCGCGAATGCCCGTTACCCGAACGACCGCGCGCTGCGACGTTGTCAGCCGGATGACCTGGCTCTCGTTGATACGCACGACCGCCTTCATGGACGACGTGTCGGGAAGCCGCAGCATGACCTGCCGCTCGCGGACCTGGGCGCCTTCCTGCATCGGCTGTCCGCCGTCACGGCTGCTGGTGTTGTTGTAAACCACCAGTCCGGATTGAGGTGCCTTGATCGTGCAGTATTCCAACTGTTCCTGGTAGCGGGCCAAGCGCCGTTCCATGATCTTCTTGGCGGTCTCTTGGGTTTCCAGCGCGGTCTCGGCCTTGGTGAGATTGTTCTGGTTTTCAACCTTCGTGCGGGCGAGCTTCTGCTCCGCCTGCTTCAGGTAGCTCTGCTTCCCCGCCAGCGTCATGGGATGGGTGTACTTCGACAGGACGGTCAGCGCGCCCTGCGCCTTTGAAACGTCGTTGCGCACCGTTTCCAGATCCAGCTCGGCGGCCTTCACGTCCGCGAGATTGACAAAGCTCTTCGTATAGAGCTCTTTGATCTGCTTGAAGTCGTCTTCCTTGTTGGCCAGTTTGATCTGGGCCATCTTCAGGGCAATCTCGGCGGCGTAGAGGTCCTGTGGGTAGGTGCCGTCCACATACTGCTGGATGGCGAGCTTTCCGAGCTGCACGTCAACCGTGCCGGCTTCCAGGTTTGCGTCGTTCTGGCTCTTCTGGATCGCCAAGGTGTTTCGGGCGGCGGCAACATCCGACTCGGCGCGCTGCAATTCCAGGGTGGTATCTTCAATC is part of the Humisphaera borealis genome and encodes:
- the tadA gene encoding tRNA adenosine(34) deaminase TadA, with protein sequence MDIAAPQPDERWMREALAEAVLAAAEGEVPIGAVVVHEPTATIIGRGRNRRETDHDPTAHAEILALKGAGRSIGHWRILDCTLYVTLEPCPMCAGAMVNARLPRVVYGCDDAKAGAVKSLYTLCGDERLNHQVQVVAGVLAVECADVLREFFRERRARGQNGRRR
- a CDS encoding retropepsin-like aspartic protease family protein — protein: MSKRFAMKTVFRSVVVVAGGLLVSAGLTSVWAADATAPAAAPSTKPAYTPNDLNKTGALYLLKAEAELADGMKELAALNAKMVAEQRSRDKVNVQINKAKTVFAQADAARRAELEKLAKVTDAFQNNQIVAKIQTLDGHMRDAMKYKDEQEKELAKIGDEARTKYINGVVDMAAKADAISAGYAALAKDEELAKKLTAEKAKLGPSPDFTGRYALLKRWRTPIFAENIKLTFEGKVPTVDVTLNGSTVRKMVVDSGASYVCIPASLAKAMELIPGKDDPTVTMQLADGKLVDGKLTKLKSVRVGTFELKDVECAVLPAELVAAEPLLGGSFLNAFSYKIDIGKEELHLSRIDDGKKK
- a CDS encoding MlaD family protein yields the protein MTSRSRNILVGSVVLVAILSLGWMILKFSGSSVAALISKGETIQITTERADGVSDGSAVYYLGVPVGQATGVKLLPDNSGVVIDALISADKTVPANVIGRIKAASSLSMSAGIFLETVGPPSDKRLAAGAQIKAINQNTGLIPPEFTDLARSIREQQLIAHVDETVIEMRNQLRNAGVAIDSFNKIVGDPKVREDLSAAIASIRTTSENLQKFTAKLETLSGETSQTLSQVRTTLSDGGKRVDELTTQVGSRLTQVGELLDKFNAIATRIDKGEGTAGALVNDPRLYESLVDTSKTLNLTIADLRRLVEQWEQEGFTLKLK
- a CDS encoding ABC transporter ATP-binding protein — protein: MALIELKNLHKRFGSLVVLDGVSLSIPEGQSIVIIGASGTGKSVLLKHIVGLLKPDKGEVWFDGQRIDLMTEREVDVVRVQMGFLFQMGALFDSLSVEENIAFPLNEHSGKSAAEISRIVDEKLKMVGLPETRKKMPAQLSGGQKKRIALARAIAMDPRLILYDEPTTGLDPIRSDVINELILKLKRETAVTSITVTHDMHSARKVADRIVMLHRGRIIFDGTPEAMQESAEPLIRNFVRGEAGEEDLEALDMAPPTAQPEQAEPTPPAQKQKRAG
- a CDS encoding glycerate kinase yields the protein MRIVIAPDKFKGSLTAPAVAAAVAVGVRRSLPDAQIDLCPIADGGDGTVAALVAATGGRFERRRVTGPLPEMKVDAEFGILGSAGVNATAEGGMVAVIEMAAASGLALVSPADRDPMATTTFGTGELLVEAAKLGSSRIILGIGGSATIDAGIGCCQACGLPVILAGGEPLSPTEPLCGRDLERVVLIKHGRGALIERTRITVACDVTNPLTGPAGAAAVYGPQKGASPAEVAWFDRQLSALAGRTQKTAEAAMPGSGAAGGLGFALRAYFPNAELRPGVDIVFDAVALRDRLRGADLCITGEGRLDDGSLHGKAPVAVATMCREMGVPCVAVVGSADVAAVANAASLFRSVLQVQTPGMTLEQAVATSESRLAELGQTAASLLR
- a CDS encoding MlaE family ABC transporter permease; translated protein: MPINRVEALGNHTLSVIANLLAAFGRFCDFAGRTFGGVLRSGFRWKGLRLLVPQMFEVGVRSVPVVGITGAFIGMVMAIESYNSFKQLGQESRLGSVINLSVVKQIGPVLAAMMLAGRVGGALTAELGTMNVTEQLDAMRVMGSDPIRYLVVPRFLACVLLTPILTIYSDLLGVVGGYFISVSYLGIASGPYWQYSAQAIENWQIFEGIFKSIFFGAAIGLVSCYKGFNSGAGASGVGKACTESFVASFISIIVLNFFFARLLSGLYFGLYGNRGGVFS
- a CDS encoding HlyD family efflux transporter periplasmic adaptor subunit; this translates as MTTFAVPSEASMPDRSRKWLTVTILGMMAVVGVSAYYGRSYILPASSSGISDFKFYTVTPTEMQVKVFKDGELQALNSIEILSNVEAIATIVQIVKEGATVNAGDVLVELDSSAIRQKIEDTTLELQRAESDVAAARNTLAIQKSQNDANLEAGTVDVQLGKLAIQQYVDGTYPQDLYAAEIALKMAQIKLANKEDDFKQIKELYTKSFVNLADVKAAELDLETVRNDVSKAQGALTVLSKYTHPMTLAGKQSYLKQAEQKLARTKVENQNNLTKAETALETQETAKKIMERRLARYQEQLEYCTIKAPQSGLVVYNNTSSRDGGQPMQEGAQVRERQVMLRLPDTSSMKAVVRINESQVIRLTTSQRAVVRVTGIREPIGASVTRISPVSDSSSRYFSPDTREYPVELALDWTPPNLKPGIGVSVEILVDSIQNANVVPLASIYSAGPDTYVFEKAADGQSVKPKKVSIGVANETHVVIADGVQPGAHVLLLQAGQGRDLLEKNGIRPRVEDEPAVRKPEKAPGDALHPPSGGGPEATPGTGNGSGSGKSGTSNRRPGTGRPRPEGGASGGKSVSSIDAPAKPLKNASPKPTD